One segment of Primulina tabacum isolate GXHZ01 chromosome 6, ASM2559414v2, whole genome shotgun sequence DNA contains the following:
- the LOC142549136 gene encoding uncharacterized protein LOC142549136 isoform X1 yields the protein MESVVATVTGYHGSERFNLIKLIALTGACYVGNMSRSITHLVCWKFEGRKYELAKKFKTVIVSHHWIEECVKKGRRVSETPYTFQSAQEVGTLCSNISLRIKQARVQSKVRETSKVPLLEVAEANVDPWAGFNFSNEHNHGSIRPTGNWKTTEKISRKNSPGSSNCQLEAVNSEPMVRERKRNSTSSKPHCRGRRLVKKQITMVDLASTSKFEREFPLVKVLPEDNISEILFDRSKVDTQQNAPTRHTSDITCPRNRLSNNDSIDVEEIEVVNIENENDYVRGVPCLLKPPEESLEIVLDDHFDNHCCMTQPMPTELSCVICWTDFSPTRGVLPCGHRFCFSCIQNWADQLASKKKPSTCPLCKADFICITKVENALFSDQKIYLQTILNDNSKNDVYILPDESDHLPNNPSVHVCFRCSSREPVDLLVLCHYCKIRVVHSYCLDPPLFPWICFQCKDLQMIYLHNR from the exons ATGGAATCAGTGGTGGCTACAGTGACCGGATACCACGGCTCTGAGAGATTCAATCTTATTAAACTGATAGCTTTGACCGGTGCTTGTTACGTTGGCAATATGAGTCGATCTATCACGCATTTG GTGTGCTGGAAATTTGAAGGAAGAAAATACGAGCTTGCAAAGAAGTTTAAAACGGTGATAGTTAGTCACCACTGGATTGAAGAATGTGTAAAGAAAGGGCGCCGAGTTTCGGAGACTCCATATACCTTTCAGAG TGCGCAAGAGGTAGGAACACTGTGTTCCAACATCTCATTAAGGATTAAGCAAGCTCGTGTTCAATCAAAAGTAAGAGAAACCTCAAAAGTGCCTTTGCTTGAAGTTGCAGAGGCTAATGTTGATCCATGGGCGGGCTTCAACTTTTCAAATGAG CACAACCATGGTTCTATCAGACCAACTGGGAACTGGAAAACAACTGAAAAAATCTCAAGAAAGAACAGTCCTGGAAGCAGCAATTGTCAACTTGAGGCTGTCAATTCCGAGCCCATGGTTAGAGAA AGAAAACGGAACTCCACTTCATCAAAACCACATTGCAGAGGTAGGAGGCTGGTTAAAAAGCAAATCACCATGGTGGATTTGGCATCAACTTCAAAGTTCGAGCGAGAGTTTCCGTTGGTGAAAGTGCTTCCTGAAGACAATATCAGTGAAATTCTGTTTGACAGGTCAAAGGTTGACACACAACAAAATGCTCCTACCAGGCACACATCTGACATAACATGCCCTAGAAATCGGCTGAGTAATAATGATTCTATAGATGTAGAAGAGATTGAGGTTGTGAATATTGAAAATGAGAACGATTATGTTCGTGGTGTCCCATGTTTGCTCAAACCTCCAGAAGAAAGTCTTGAAATAGTTCTAGATGATCATTTTGACAATCATTGTTGTATGACACAGCCTATGCCAACAGAGTTGTCATGTGTCATATGTTGGACCGATTTCAGTCCCACCCGAGGAGTGCTGCCATGCGGCCATCGTTTTTGTTTCTCATGCATACAGAACTGGGCAGATCAGCTG GCTTCCAAAAAGAAGCCCTCCACATGCCCTCTGTGTAAGGCTGACTTCATATGCATCACCAAAGTGGAAAACGCCCTCTTTTCAGACCAGAAAATATATTTGCAGACAATCCTGAACGACAACTCAAAAAATGATGTATACATCCTTCCTGATGAGTCAGACCATCTCCCTAACAAT CCATCGGTACATGTTTGTTTTCGATGCTCCAGTAGAGAACCTGTGGACCTTCTTGTTCTCTGTCATTACTGTAAAATTCGAGTTGTTCATTCTTACTGCCTCGATCCACCTTTGTTTCCGTGGATATGCTTCCAATGCAAAGATCTCCAAATGATCTATCTTCATAACCGATAG
- the LOC142549136 gene encoding uncharacterized protein LOC142549136 isoform X2 yields MESVVATVTGYHGSERFNLIKLIALTGACYVGNMSRSITHLVCWKFEGRKYELAKKFKTVIVSHHWIEECVKKGRRVSETPYTFQSAQEVGTLCSNISLRIKQARVQSKVRETSKVPLLEVAEANVDPWAGFNFSNEHNHGSIRPTGNWKTTEKISRKNSPGSSNCQLEAVNSEPMRKRNSTSSKPHCRGRRLVKKQITMVDLASTSKFEREFPLVKVLPEDNISEILFDRSKVDTQQNAPTRHTSDITCPRNRLSNNDSIDVEEIEVVNIENENDYVRGVPCLLKPPEESLEIVLDDHFDNHCCMTQPMPTELSCVICWTDFSPTRGVLPCGHRFCFSCIQNWADQLASKKKPSTCPLCKADFICITKVENALFSDQKIYLQTILNDNSKNDVYILPDESDHLPNNPSVHVCFRCSSREPVDLLVLCHYCKIRVVHSYCLDPPLFPWICFQCKDLQMIYLHNR; encoded by the exons ATGGAATCAGTGGTGGCTACAGTGACCGGATACCACGGCTCTGAGAGATTCAATCTTATTAAACTGATAGCTTTGACCGGTGCTTGTTACGTTGGCAATATGAGTCGATCTATCACGCATTTG GTGTGCTGGAAATTTGAAGGAAGAAAATACGAGCTTGCAAAGAAGTTTAAAACGGTGATAGTTAGTCACCACTGGATTGAAGAATGTGTAAAGAAAGGGCGCCGAGTTTCGGAGACTCCATATACCTTTCAGAG TGCGCAAGAGGTAGGAACACTGTGTTCCAACATCTCATTAAGGATTAAGCAAGCTCGTGTTCAATCAAAAGTAAGAGAAACCTCAAAAGTGCCTTTGCTTGAAGTTGCAGAGGCTAATGTTGATCCATGGGCGGGCTTCAACTTTTCAAATGAG CACAACCATGGTTCTATCAGACCAACTGGGAACTGGAAAACAACTGAAAAAATCTCAAGAAAGAACAGTCCTGGAAGCAGCAATTGTCAACTTGAGGCTGTCAATTCCGAGCCCATG AGAAAACGGAACTCCACTTCATCAAAACCACATTGCAGAGGTAGGAGGCTGGTTAAAAAGCAAATCACCATGGTGGATTTGGCATCAACTTCAAAGTTCGAGCGAGAGTTTCCGTTGGTGAAAGTGCTTCCTGAAGACAATATCAGTGAAATTCTGTTTGACAGGTCAAAGGTTGACACACAACAAAATGCTCCTACCAGGCACACATCTGACATAACATGCCCTAGAAATCGGCTGAGTAATAATGATTCTATAGATGTAGAAGAGATTGAGGTTGTGAATATTGAAAATGAGAACGATTATGTTCGTGGTGTCCCATGTTTGCTCAAACCTCCAGAAGAAAGTCTTGAAATAGTTCTAGATGATCATTTTGACAATCATTGTTGTATGACACAGCCTATGCCAACAGAGTTGTCATGTGTCATATGTTGGACCGATTTCAGTCCCACCCGAGGAGTGCTGCCATGCGGCCATCGTTTTTGTTTCTCATGCATACAGAACTGGGCAGATCAGCTG GCTTCCAAAAAGAAGCCCTCCACATGCCCTCTGTGTAAGGCTGACTTCATATGCATCACCAAAGTGGAAAACGCCCTCTTTTCAGACCAGAAAATATATTTGCAGACAATCCTGAACGACAACTCAAAAAATGATGTATACATCCTTCCTGATGAGTCAGACCATCTCCCTAACAAT CCATCGGTACATGTTTGTTTTCGATGCTCCAGTAGAGAACCTGTGGACCTTCTTGTTCTCTGTCATTACTGTAAAATTCGAGTTGTTCATTCTTACTGCCTCGATCCACCTTTGTTTCCGTGGATATGCTTCCAATGCAAAGATCTCCAAATGATCTATCTTCATAACCGATAG